A genomic segment from Glycine max cultivar Williams 82 chromosome 1, Glycine_max_v4.0, whole genome shotgun sequence encodes:
- the LOC100816365 gene encoding beta-amylase 8 has protein sequence MKSINDDASTQDVDPQSDHSSDYLAHPNSHPEPHPQPRRPRGFAAAPVTTNTGGKGKKEREKEKERTKLRERHRRAITSRMLAGLRQYGNFPLPARADMNDVLAALAREAGWVVDADGTTYRQCPPPSNVGSFAARSVESQLSGGSLRNCSVKETIENQTAVLRIDECLSPASIDSVVIAERDSKNEKYTNARPINTVDCLEADQLMQDIHSGVHENDFTSTPYVSVYVKLPAGIINKFCQLIDPEGIKQELIHIKSLNVDGVVVDCWWGIVEGWSSQKYVWSGYRELFNIIREFKLKLQVVMAFHECGGNDSSDALISLPQWVLDIGKDNQDIFFTDREGRRNTECLSWGIDKERVLKGRTGIEVYFDMMRSFRTEFDDLFAEGLISAVEVGLGASGELKYPSFSERMGWRYPGIGEFQCYDKYLQNSLRRAAKLHGHSFWARGPDNAGHYNSMPHETGFFCERGDYDNYYGRFFLHWYSQTLIDHADNVLSLATLAFEETKIIVKVPAVYWWYKTPSHAAELTAGYHNPTYQDGYSPVFEVLRKHAVTMKFVCLGFHLSSQEAYEPLIDPEGLSWQVLNSAWDRGLMAAGENALLCYGREGYKRLVEMAKPRNDPDCRHFSFFVYQQPSLLQANVCLSELDFFVKCMHGEMSDL, from the exons ATGAAGAGCATAAACGACGACGCTTCAACCCAAGATGTCGACCCTCAGAGCGACCACAGCTCCGATTACTTAGCTCACCCTAACTCCCACCCCGAACCCCACCCTCAGCCCCGCCGTCCGCGGGGCTTCGCGGCGGCGCCGGTCACCACCAATACCGGCGGCAAGGGGAAGAAGGagagggagaaggagaaggagcgCACCAAGCTCCGCGAGCGACACCGTCGAGCCATCACCAGCCGCATGCTCGCCGGACTCCGCCAGTACGGAAATTTCCCCCTGCCAGCGCGTGCCGACATGAACGACGTACTCGCCGCGCTCGCGCGTGAGGCTGGCTGGGTCGTCGACGCCGACGGCACCACCTACCGCCAGTGCCCCCCTCCTTCCAACGTG GGGTCATTTGCGGCTAGGTCTGTTGAAAGTCAACTCTCTGGTGGTTCTTTGAGGAATTGTTCTGTCAAGGAAACTATTGAGAACCAGACAGCTGTGCTTAGAATTGATGAATGCTTGTCGCCTGCATCCATTGATTCCGTTGTAATTGCAGAAAGGGACTCAAAGAATGAGAAATATACAAATGCTAGACCCATCAATACAGTTGACTGCTTGGAGGCTGATCAG CTTATGCAAGATATTCATTCTGGGGTGCATGAAAATGACTTTACTAGCACGCCATACGTTTCTGTTTATGTAAAGCTTCCA GCTGgtattattaacaaattttgcCAGTTGATTGATCCTGAAGGCATAAAGCAGGAGCTCATCCATATCAAGTCTTTAAATGTAGATGGTGTTGTTGTGGATTGTTGGTGGGGCATTGTTGAAGGCTGGAGCTCACAGAAATATGTCTGGTCTGGTTATAGGGAGCTTTTTAACATTATTAGAGAATTCAAACTGAAGTTACag GTTGTTATGGCATTTCATGAATGTGGAGGGAACGATTCTAGTGATGCATTGATTTCCCTCCCACAATGGGTTTTGGATATTGGAAAAGACAACCAAGATATATTCTTCACAGATCGTGAAGGACGGAGGAATACTGAATGCCTTTCTTGGGGGATTGACAAAGAACGAGTTCTCAAAGGCAGAACTGGAATTGag GTCTATTTTGATATGATGAGAAGCTTTCGGACAGAGTTTGATGACCTGTTTGCAGAAGGTCTGATTTCTGCTGTGGAGGTTGGACTTGGAGCATCTGGAGAGCTAAAATATCCTTCTTTCTCAGAAAGAATGGGATGGAGGTATCCTGGTATTGGTGAGTTTCAG TGCTATGATAAATACCTGCAAAATAGTCTGCGCAGAGCAGCCAAATTGCATGGTCACTCTTTCTGGGCTAGAGGACCTGATAATGCTGGACATTACAATTCTATGCCACATGAAACTGGATTCTTTTGTGAGCGAGGCGATTATGACAACTATTATGGACGCTTCTTCTTACACTGGTACTCCCAGACATTAATAGACCATGCAGATAACGTTTTGTCTCTTGCAACCCTTGCTTTTgaggaaacaaaaataattgtcaaG GTTCCTGCTGTATACTGGTGGTATAAGACTCCTAGTCATGCAGCAGAGTTGACAGCAGGATATCACAATCCAACATATCAGGATGGATACTCTCCTGTGTTTGAGGTTCTGAGAAAACATGCTGTCACCATGAAATTTGTCTGCTTAGGATTTCATCTTTCCAGTCAGGAAGCTTATGAACCGTTGATTGATCCAGAGGGTTTGAGTTGGCAG GTGCTAAACTCAGCTTGGGATCGTGGGTTGATGGCTGCTGGAGAGAATGCACTCCTTTGCTATGGTAGAGAAGGATACAAGAGATTGGTTGAGATGGCAAAGCCCAGAAATGATCCTGATTGCCGGCACTTCTCTTTCTTTGTTTATCAGCAACCATCTTTGCTGCAGGCAAATGTTTGCTTGTCTGAACTGGATTTCTTCGTCAAATGCATGCATG GTGAGATGTCAGATCTATAA